From the Cryptomeria japonica chromosome 2, Sugi_1.0, whole genome shotgun sequence genome, one window contains:
- the LOC131873711 gene encoding patatin-like protein 3 — translation MDLSTDENLRNLVKKGQELLDKPVRSLNLETGRPETVKNDCTNRMALTKMAERLSKEKKLRDKRSASSALSMNGHSVGINI, via the exons ATGGACCTCAGTACGGACGAGAACCTGAGGAATCTTGTGAAGAAAGGCCAGGAACTATTGGATAAGCCTGTTAGAAGTTTAAATTTGGAGACTGGGCGTCCTGAGACAGTGAAGAACGACTGCACAAACAGGATGGCATTGACTAA AATGGCTGAACGACTCTCCAAGGAGAAGAAGTTGAGGGATAAACGGAGCGCATCTTCTGCACTTTCTATGAATGGCCATAGTGTTGGAATAAACATCTGa